The Aminipila terrae nucleotide sequence ATTAACGAAGACATCAGGTATTCAATGGAAGAGCTGGAGGGCCTTGCAGAAGCAGCAGGGGTTGAGGTTATAGGAACCATGACTCAGAGTCTGGAAAGAGCTAATAGCGCTACGTTCATAGGTAAAGGCAAAGTAGAAGAGCTTGCAGAAATGTGCAGGAATATGGAAGCAGATACGGTTATCTTTAATGATGAGTTGTCAGGAATGCAGCTAAGAAATATCGAAGAAGCTGTTGGAATCAGAATTATTGACCGAACCATACTGATTCTTGATATCTTTGCGTCCAGAGCTGTATCCCGTGAAGGAAAGCTTCAGGTTGAACTTGCGCAGCTTCAATACAGAATGCCACGGCTGCTTGGATTTGGCAAGAGTCTGTCAAGGCTTGGTGGAGGAATTGGAACAAGAGGCCCTGGAGAAAAAAAGCTGGAAACGGACAGAAGACACATTCAAAGAAGGATGGATGATATAAAGGCAGAGATCGTTGAAATTAAAGGTAACAGAAATGTGCAGAGGGCAAAAAGAGAAAAAGCCGAGCTGCCTATTGTTGCGCTTGTGGGGTATACCAATGCAGGAAAATCTGCTATTATGAACAGGCTTTTAGAGGGCGTAGACAGACAGGACAAAGTTGTTCTGGAAAAGGACATGCTCTTTGCTACACTGGATACAGCTCAGAGAAGTATTAAACTGGATACAAACTATGAATTTATATTAATCGATACGGTTGGGTTCGTCAGCAAACTTCCCCATTCTCTTGTAAATGCTTTTAAAGCTACTCTAGAAGAAGTAATGTATGCAGACTTGCTTTTACACGTAGTAGATGCATCCTATGAGGC carries:
- the hflX gene encoding GTPase HflX yields the protein MLRFNENNEVIQNEEYKAILVGLQINEDIRYSMEELEGLAEAAGVEVIGTMTQSLERANSATFIGKGKVEELAEMCRNMEADTVIFNDELSGMQLRNIEEAVGIRIIDRTILILDIFASRAVSREGKLQVELAQLQYRMPRLLGFGKSLSRLGGGIGTRGPGEKKLETDRRHIQRRMDDIKAEIVEIKGNRNVQRAKREKAELPIVALVGYTNAGKSAIMNRLLEGVDRQDKVVLEKDMLFATLDTAQRSIKLDTNYEFILIDTVGFVSKLPHSLVNAFKATLEEVMYADLLLHVVDASYEANEFHIDVTNKVLKEIGAGNKERVLVFNKTDLLENDALPTTDEEYICISAKRGDNFDQVIDVIKKKLFSDRIIAKLLIPYDRGDVSSYLCEKAKVISMEYVESGTAFEVELTTADYSRLKEYDTF